The following are encoded together in the Misgurnus anguillicaudatus chromosome 14, ASM2758022v2, whole genome shotgun sequence genome:
- the gadd45ba gene encoding growth arrest and DNA-damage-inducible, beta a: MTLEELVGCNITDKKMDTVSQALEELLVAAQRQDCLTVGVYESAKLMNVDPDCVVLCVLATDEEDLDDIALQIHFTLLQAFCCDNDINILRVSGLRRLAQVLGEPSTVDNSEPRDFHCILVTNSQCQPLKCQALKDVGNYCVESRCKNQWIPYLSLQER, from the exons ATGACCCTGGAAGAACTCGTTGGATGCAACATTACTGATAAAAA AATGGACACAGTGAGCCAAGCATTAGAAGAGCTGCTGGTTGCAGCACAGAGACAGGACTGTCTGACAGTCGGTGTTTATGAATCTGCAAAACTTATGAATGT AGATCCAGACTGTGTAGTACTGTGCGTACTGGCGACCGATGAAGAAGATCTAGACGATATCGCGCTGCAGATTCACTTCACGCTCCTGCAAGCCTTCTGCTGCGACAACGACATTAACATCCTGCGGGTGTCCGGTCTGAGGCGCCTCGCGCAGGTGCTCGGCGAGCCCAGCACAGTTGATAACAGCGAGCCGAGAGACTTCCACTGCATCCTGGTCACT AATTCTCAATGCCAACCACTGAAGTGCCAGGCGTTGAAAGACGTGGGCAACTACTGCGTAGAGAGCCGCTGCAAA